The following are from one region of the Gloeomargarita lithophora Alchichica-D10 genome:
- a CDS encoding polyamine ABC transporter substrate-binding protein → MKSSWRRWWAWWVAFGVAVWLPLGCGVLNTPPAQTPPAATLSIYNWATYIAPEALTDFEKKFNVQIKYDTFDSPDTLYAKLKPGNPGYDVIFPSDYLVARMISEEMLVPLEPAQIPNQVHLEAKFRDPSYDPGNRYSMPYQWGTQGIGYNQKKIGRPIDSWQAMFDPQYRVAWQEESRATLGAVLIALGLDPNTTEAREINRARDWLIQHKGNIVAFAPDTGEELLNQGEVVLTLENSGDVFQAMAENPDLGYSIPQEGAILWVDNLAIPKGAPQVDLAQKFINFLLEPQVAAQISNYTRYATPNRTAIQDKLIQAEDLNNPAIYPPPAVLAKLQILRDVPPAALKLYDAAWNEIKLRVGKG, encoded by the coding sequence ATGAAATCTTCGTGGCGACGGTGGTGGGCATGGTGGGTGGCGTTTGGGGTGGCGGTCTGGCTTCCCCTGGGGTGCGGGGTGTTGAATACTCCTCCGGCGCAAACCCCGCCTGCGGCGACCTTGAGTATTTACAATTGGGCGACCTATATCGCTCCTGAGGCGTTGACGGACTTTGAGAAAAAGTTCAATGTGCAAATCAAATACGACACCTTTGATAGCCCCGATACCCTCTACGCCAAGCTGAAACCGGGCAATCCGGGCTATGACGTGATTTTCCCCTCGGATTATCTGGTGGCACGCATGATCAGCGAGGAGATGCTCGTGCCCCTGGAGCCAGCCCAAATTCCCAACCAGGTGCATCTGGAGGCAAAATTTCGTGACCCCTCCTACGACCCGGGCAACCGCTACAGTATGCCCTACCAGTGGGGTACCCAAGGGATTGGCTACAACCAGAAAAAAATTGGCCGACCCATTGACAGTTGGCAGGCCATGTTTGACCCCCAGTACCGGGTGGCCTGGCAGGAGGAATCCCGGGCGACCCTGGGGGCGGTGTTGATTGCCCTGGGTTTAGACCCCAATACCACCGAGGCCAGGGAGATTAACCGGGCGCGGGACTGGCTGATCCAACACAAGGGCAATATCGTGGCCTTTGCCCCGGATACGGGTGAGGAATTGCTCAACCAGGGGGAGGTGGTGCTGACCTTGGAAAATAGTGGCGATGTATTTCAGGCGATGGCGGAAAACCCCGACCTGGGCTACAGCATTCCCCAAGAAGGGGCAATTTTGTGGGTGGATAATCTGGCCATTCCCAAGGGGGCACCCCAGGTGGATTTGGCGCAAAAATTCATTAATTTCCTGCTGGAACCCCAGGTGGCCGCCCAGATTTCCAACTACACCCGCTATGCCACCCCCAATCGCACCGCCATCCAGGACAAACTCATCCAGGCAGAGGATTTGAACAATCCCGCCATTTACCCACCCCCGGCGGTGCTCGCCAAATTGCAAATTCTGCGGGATGTGCCCCCGGCGGCCTTAAAGCTCTACGATGCGGCCTGGAATGAAATCAAACTGCGGGTGGGCAAAGGCTGA
- a CDS encoding ABC transporter ATP-binding protein has translation MLTLTQVWKTYGREPRSAVAGINLEIQAGEFFALLGPSGCGKTTTLRLIAGFETPDAGDIRLGERSLIGLPPFQRPVHTVFQNYALFPHLNVARNISFGLELKGVSRGEIRSQVGEMLALVRLDGLAHRTPRELSGGQQQRVALARALIQKPQVLLLDEPLGALDLKLRKQMQGELKQMQQQLGLTFLYVTHDQEEALTLSNRLAVMQGGRILQVGSPQEVYEQPACYFVADFIGESNFLTGQVVAPGSPWVQVRLSNDQQVRVHHPGGNLSMGAEVTLVIRPEQVQLQPATPTEPSALITQADYLGLDTRYRVQLPGGIGLQVRQAGGGLHIGERVQVNLPATALRVIGLDPSFPVDQEHWQPPPQGVRQPETI, from the coding sequence ATGCTGACCTTGACCCAGGTGTGGAAAACCTATGGCCGGGAACCCCGCTCTGCGGTGGCGGGGATCAACCTGGAGATTCAGGCGGGGGAATTTTTTGCCCTGCTGGGGCCTTCCGGTTGCGGCAAAACCACCACCCTGCGCTTGATTGCTGGGTTTGAAACCCCGGATGCGGGGGACATTCGCCTGGGGGAACGGTCTTTGATCGGACTGCCCCCCTTTCAACGCCCGGTACATACGGTGTTTCAAAACTACGCCCTGTTTCCCCACTTGAACGTCGCCCGCAATATCAGCTTTGGGTTGGAACTCAAGGGGGTGAGTCGGGGGGAAATCCGCTCCCAGGTGGGGGAAATGCTGGCCTTGGTGCGTTTGGATGGCTTGGCACACCGCACCCCCCGGGAACTCTCCGGCGGCCAACAACAACGGGTGGCCTTGGCACGGGCATTGATCCAAAAACCCCAGGTGCTATTGCTGGATGAACCCCTGGGAGCCTTAGACCTCAAACTTCGCAAGCAGATGCAGGGTGAATTAAAGCAGATGCAACAGCAGTTGGGATTGACATTTCTCTACGTCACCCACGACCAGGAGGAAGCCCTTACCCTGTCCAATCGTCTGGCCGTGATGCAGGGGGGGCGGATATTGCAGGTGGGTTCTCCCCAGGAAGTGTATGAACAACCCGCCTGTTATTTTGTGGCGGATTTTATTGGTGAATCCAATTTCCTCACCGGTCAGGTGGTGGCACCGGGTTCCCCTTGGGTGCAGGTGCGTTTGAGCAATGACCAGCAGGTGCGGGTGCATCATCCGGGTGGGAATCTCAGTATGGGAGCCGAGGTAACCCTGGTGATCCGCCCGGAACAGGTGCAACTCCAGCCCGCCACCCCCACGGAACCCTCGGCGTTGATTACCCAGGCGGACTACTTGGGTTTGGATACCCGCTATCGGGTGCAACTACCAGGGGGAATTGGCCTCCAGGTGCGCCAGGCCGGGGGTGGCTTGCATATTGGCGAACGGGTGCAGGTGAATTTACCCGCAACTGCCCTCCGGGTGATTGGCCTTGACCCATCGTTCCCCGTGGATCAGGAGCATTGGCAACCCCCGCCCCAGGGAGTCCGTCAGCCGGAGACGATTTAG